The following are from one region of the Halomonas qaidamensis genome:
- the pheA gene encoding prephenate dehydratase, giving the protein MSDTPINLDDLRQRIDQLDGDILRLISERANCAQQVAHVKLAQDKDAIFYRPEREAQVLRRIMSLNQGPLDSEEMARLFREIMSACLALEQPVKVAYLGPEGTFTQQAALKHFGESAVSLPMAAIDEVFREVEAGAVHYGVVPVENSTEGVVNHTLDTFMDSSIKICGEVVLRIHHHLLISETTRRDKVSRIYSHPQSFGQCRKWLDAHYPHAERVPVSSNAEAAKLVKTEWHSAAIAGDMAAKLYGLERIADKIEDRPDNSTRFLIIGNQDVPLSGEDKTSIVVAMRNQPGALHDLLEPFHRHRIDLTRIETRPSRTGVWNYVFFIDFKGHRDEPQVAAVLEEVRLRASELRVLGSYPLGVL; this is encoded by the coding sequence ATGTCCGATACGCCGATTAATTTAGACGACTTACGTCAACGTATCGACCAGTTGGATGGCGATATTCTGCGCTTGATTAGTGAGCGCGCCAACTGCGCCCAGCAGGTGGCACACGTTAAACTTGCTCAAGATAAAGACGCCATATTTTATCGTCCTGAGCGGGAGGCGCAGGTGTTGCGCCGGATTATGTCGTTGAACCAAGGCCCGCTAGATTCAGAGGAAATGGCAAGGCTGTTCCGTGAAATTATGTCAGCGTGCCTTGCGCTGGAGCAGCCTGTCAAAGTTGCTTACTTGGGGCCAGAGGGTACATTTACCCAGCAGGCGGCACTTAAACACTTTGGTGAGAGCGCTGTTAGCTTGCCGATGGCGGCAATTGACGAAGTCTTTCGTGAAGTTGAGGCGGGCGCCGTTCATTACGGGGTGGTGCCGGTAGAGAACTCTACCGAAGGCGTTGTTAATCACACGCTCGACACCTTTATGGACTCGTCGATCAAAATCTGCGGTGAAGTGGTTCTGCGTATTCATCATCATCTGCTAATTAGCGAAACCACGCGGCGCGATAAGGTCTCGCGGATTTATTCTCATCCGCAGTCATTTGGTCAATGCCGTAAATGGCTTGATGCCCATTACCCTCATGCTGAGAGAGTGCCTGTTTCTTCTAACGCAGAAGCAGCCAAACTGGTAAAAACCGAGTGGCACAGCGCGGCAATTGCAGGTGATATGGCGGCAAAGCTGTATGGTTTAGAACGTATAGCTGACAAGATCGAAGATCGGCCTGATAACTCAACGCGTTTTCTGATTATTGGTAATCAAGATGTGCCACTATCAGGCGAGGATAAAACCTCCATTGTTGTTGCTATGCGCAACCAGCCTGGGGCGCTGCATGACTTATTAGAACCGTTTCATCGTCACCGTATTGACTTAACGCGGATCGAAACACGTCCTTCACGTACGGGTGTTTGGAACTACGTGTTCTTTATTGATTTTAAAGGGCATCGTGATGAGCCTCAGGTGGCAGCTGTGCTTGAAGAAGTCAGGCTACGCGCTTCTGAGTTGCGTGTGCTTGGCTCCTATCCGTTAGGCGTGCTGTGA
- the serC gene encoding 3-phosphoserine/phosphohydroxythreonine transaminase — protein MTRHYNFCAGPAALPVAVLERARSELLDFQGRGLSVMEMSHRSDEFVAIADRAEADLRQLLDIPSNYKVLFLQGGASMQFAMLPMNLLGQGGSANFIQTGIWGKKAISEARRLGFNCHVAASSESNGHTAVPEAEALAVSSDAAYLHYTSNETIGGLEFDYTPRVQRADGINIPLVCDMSSNILSGPIDVAQFGVIYAGAQKNIGPAGLTLVAVRDDLLGKAPSSIPSLFDYQMLADAGSMVNTPPTFAWYLAGLVFQWLKDDIGGLEAMDDINQRKAQKLYAAIDASDFYSNPIASRNRSRMNVPFVLADSGLDNVFLQEADEAGLLNLKGHRSVGGMRASLYNAVPEEAVDALIAFMADFEQRRG, from the coding sequence ATGACACGTCATTATAATTTTTGTGCAGGGCCAGCGGCCCTGCCTGTCGCAGTGCTTGAACGTGCGCGCAGCGAACTGCTGGATTTTCAAGGGCGTGGCCTGTCTGTTATGGAGATGAGCCACCGTAGCGACGAGTTTGTCGCTATTGCGGATCGCGCTGAAGCCGACCTGCGCCAGTTGCTGGATATTCCAAGTAACTACAAAGTGCTTTTCTTGCAGGGCGGGGCCAGCATGCAGTTTGCGATGTTGCCGATGAACTTGCTTGGGCAGGGGGGTAGCGCCAATTTTATCCAAACGGGTATTTGGGGTAAAAAGGCGATCAGTGAAGCGCGGCGATTAGGGTTTAACTGTCATGTAGCGGCGAGTAGCGAAAGCAATGGCCATACAGCGGTGCCTGAAGCAGAAGCGCTGGCAGTAAGTAGCGATGCCGCCTATTTGCATTACACCTCAAATGAAACCATCGGTGGTCTAGAGTTCGACTATACGCCAAGGGTTCAGCGCGCTGATGGCATAAACATACCGCTGGTTTGCGATATGTCTTCGAACATTCTATCCGGTCCTATCGATGTGGCGCAGTTTGGAGTGATTTACGCGGGAGCTCAGAAAAACATTGGCCCAGCTGGCTTAACGTTGGTCGCTGTCCGTGATGACTTGCTTGGCAAAGCGCCTAGCTCCATTCCGTCACTGTTTGACTATCAAATGCTTGCCGATGCCGGTTCTATGGTAAATACGCCGCCAACCTTTGCATGGTACTTGGCAGGCCTTGTTTTCCAGTGGTTAAAGGATGACATCGGTGGTTTAGAGGCGATGGATGACATAAACCAGCGCAAAGCGCAGAAGCTTTATGCTGCTATTGATGCCAGTGATTTCTATAGCAATCCCATTGCCAGCCGTAACCGGTCCCGCATGAATGTTCCGTTTGTGTTAGCCGATAGTGGTTTAGACAACGTATTCCTGCAAGAAGCTGACGAGGCGGGGCTTCTTAACCTGAAGGGGCATCGTAGTGTTGGCGGCATGCGTGCGAGTTTATATAACGCGGTGCCTGAAGAGGCCGTTGATGCGCTAATCGCCTTTATGGCTGATTTTGAACAACGAAGAGGCTAA
- the gyrA gene encoding DNA gyrase subunit A: protein MGDIAREILPVNIEDELKQSYLDYAMSVIIGRALPDVRDGLKPVHRRVLFAMHELSNDWNKPYKKSARVVGDVIGKYHPHGDSAVYDTIVRMAQHFSMRHVLVDGQGNFGSIDGDNAAAMRYTEVRMARLAHELLADLEKDTVDWVDNYDGTERIPAVLPTKVPNLLINGSSGIAVGMATNIPPHNMREIIDGCLALIDDYTLTVDDLMQYIPGPDFPTGGIINGRAGILDAYRTGRGRIYVRACHTIEHDDKSGRDHIIITELPYQVNKARLIEKIAELVKEKKIEGIAELRDESDKDGLRVVIEIKRGESGDVVVNNLFAQTQLQNVFGINMVALENGQPRTLNIKEMLEAFIRHRREVVTRRTLYELKKARERGHLLEGLAVAISNIDDVIELIKASPNAAEAREKLLAKTWKPGQVTAMLERAGATSCKPEELDEGFGLNTAATEYRLSPAQAQAILELRLHRLTGLETEKLLDEYLSILEKIAEFTTILASPDRLMEVIREELHAVRDQYGDDRRTEIQASHLDLSIEDLIAEEDMVVTVSRSGYAKTQPLSDYQAQRRGGRGKSATAMKDEDVIEHLLVASTHDTVLLFSNRGKVYWLKVYEMPNASRGSRGKPLVNMLPLEEGEAVNAILPVRDYDPEHYIFFATAKGTVKRTSLEQFSRPRSVGLIAIDLEEGDRLVGAAITSGSDHAMLLSSNGKAIRFEEGNVRAMGRTARGVRGMRLAGAAEVISLIIPKSQQIDAEDDADVDADTQVVAAENAQAEGQIYILTASENGYGKRTRLEEFPLRGRGGQGVIAMQTSERNGALVAAMQVYDSDEMMLITDRGTLVRTRVEEVSTTSRNTQGVMLIRLGKEEKLVKTVRVDEPAEIDVFESDISDTDVHSTDTVDTDTVDTGESANTDNGEQEPGTDDTSL, encoded by the coding sequence ATGGGTGACATCGCCAGAGAAATCTTGCCCGTCAATATTGAAGACGAGCTTAAACAGTCGTACCTCGACTACGCGATGAGTGTCATTATCGGTCGCGCTCTTCCCGATGTGCGTGACGGCCTCAAGCCTGTTCACCGGCGTGTGCTTTTTGCCATGCACGAGCTGAGCAACGATTGGAATAAACCGTACAAGAAGTCGGCGCGTGTCGTCGGCGATGTCATCGGTAAATACCATCCGCACGGTGACAGTGCGGTTTATGACACTATCGTTCGTATGGCCCAGCACTTTTCCATGCGTCACGTACTGGTGGATGGTCAGGGTAACTTTGGTTCCATTGATGGTGATAACGCGGCTGCCATGCGTTACACCGAAGTGCGCATGGCACGCCTTGCCCACGAGCTGTTAGCTGACCTGGAAAAAGACACCGTCGATTGGGTCGATAACTACGACGGCACTGAGCGCATTCCGGCTGTGCTGCCAACCAAAGTTCCTAACCTGTTGATCAATGGGTCATCAGGGATTGCAGTGGGCATGGCTACCAATATCCCGCCCCATAATATGCGGGAAATAATTGATGGTTGTCTGGCGTTAATTGATGACTACACGCTCACCGTCGATGACCTCATGCAGTACATTCCAGGACCGGATTTCCCTACCGGCGGTATTATCAATGGTCGTGCGGGTATTTTAGACGCTTATCGCACTGGGCGTGGGCGCATCTACGTGCGTGCCTGCCACACGATTGAGCATGATGATAAGAGTGGTCGAGATCACATTATCATCACTGAGCTGCCTTACCAGGTGAATAAAGCGCGATTGATCGAGAAGATCGCTGAGCTGGTAAAAGAGAAGAAAATCGAAGGTATTGCAGAACTCCGCGATGAGTCGGATAAAGATGGTCTGCGTGTGGTAATCGAGATCAAGCGTGGTGAATCGGGTGATGTTGTTGTCAACAACCTATTTGCACAAACACAGCTGCAGAATGTGTTTGGCATCAACATGGTGGCACTGGAAAACGGCCAGCCGCGCACTCTGAATATTAAAGAGATGCTAGAGGCGTTTATTCGCCACCGCCGTGAAGTTGTTACTCGCCGAACTTTATATGAACTAAAGAAAGCCCGTGAGCGTGGACATCTGTTGGAAGGTTTGGCAGTTGCCATCTCCAACATTGATGACGTTATCGAGCTGATCAAAGCATCTCCCAATGCTGCTGAGGCGCGCGAAAAGTTATTGGCGAAAACGTGGAAGCCTGGTCAGGTGACCGCGATGCTGGAGCGCGCGGGCGCAACTTCATGTAAGCCTGAAGAGCTAGATGAAGGGTTTGGTCTAAATACGGCGGCAACAGAGTATCGGCTGTCGCCCGCGCAGGCTCAGGCAATTCTTGAGCTTCGCTTGCATCGCCTAACGGGTCTTGAAACCGAGAAGCTATTAGACGAATACCTGTCGATTCTTGAAAAGATAGCCGAGTTCACGACTATTTTGGCGTCCCCAGATCGTCTGATGGAAGTGATTCGAGAAGAGCTGCATGCCGTACGTGACCAGTATGGCGATGACCGTCGTACGGAAATTCAGGCGAGCCACCTTGATCTGTCGATTGAAGATCTAATCGCTGAAGAAGATATGGTGGTGACTGTCTCCCGCTCTGGCTACGCCAAGACACAGCCGTTGTCTGATTATCAGGCTCAACGCCGTGGTGGACGCGGTAAGTCAGCCACCGCGATGAAAGATGAAGATGTTATTGAGCACCTGCTGGTGGCGTCTACCCATGACACCGTGCTGCTGTTCTCTAACCGTGGCAAGGTGTATTGGCTGAAAGTGTACGAGATGCCAAATGCCAGTCGTGGCTCTCGGGGCAAGCCGCTGGTCAACATGCTACCGCTAGAAGAAGGTGAAGCAGTTAATGCCATTTTGCCGGTGCGTGACTACGATCCTGAGCACTACATATTCTTTGCAACGGCGAAAGGCACCGTAAAACGTACCAGTCTTGAGCAGTTCTCTCGTCCACGTAGTGTTGGTTTGATTGCTATTGATTTGGAAGAGGGCGATCGTTTGGTGGGGGCTGCTATTACGTCTGGCTCTGATCACGCCATGCTGCTTTCCTCTAACGGTAAGGCTATTCGCTTCGAAGAAGGCAATGTGCGAGCGATGGGCCGTACCGCGCGTGGTGTGCGTGGTATGCGTCTGGCAGGTGCCGCTGAAGTTATTAGCTTGATCATTCCTAAGAGCCAGCAAATTGACGCTGAAGATGACGCTGACGTAGATGCGGATACCCAAGTTGTTGCGGCCGAGAATGCTCAAGCGGAAGGTCAGATCTATATTCTCACGGCCAGTGAGAATGGCTATGGTAAGCGCACGCGCCTGGAAGAATTTCCGCTGCGCGGCCGTGGTGGGCAAGGCGTAATTGCCATGCAAACCAGCGAGCGTAACGGCGCTTTGGTGGCGGCAATGCAGGTTTACGACAGTGACGAAATGATGCTGATCACCGACCGAGGCACCTTAGTTCGTACCCGAGTCGAAGAGGTATCAACGACCTCACGTAATACCCAAGGGGTTATGCTGATTCGCCTGGGTAAAGAAGAAAAACTAGTCAAAACTGTCCGCGTGGATGAGCCTGCAGAAATTGATGTATTTGAATCAGACATTTCAGATACAGACGTTCATAGCACGGACACGGTCGATACAGATACCGTTGATACGGGTGAGTCAGCCAACACTGACAATGGCGAACAGGAACCGGGAACCGATGACACGTCATTATAA
- a CDS encoding acyl-CoA thioesterase → MSTSISSVSLRVRGYHLDGYGHVNNARYLEFMEEGRWAFFDDHPRLINQLHKAGRAFVVVNLNIDYRAAAVQNDDLRIMTGIVDVGERSAICHHRIVRQDGVLVAQADLTFVLLDMKANKAAPIEGDVREVLNGLVVDKSTFLA, encoded by the coding sequence ATGTCTACATCGATTTCCAGCGTTTCGCTTCGTGTACGTGGTTACCATCTAGATGGCTATGGTCACGTCAACAACGCACGTTATCTTGAATTTATGGAAGAAGGACGTTGGGCTTTTTTTGATGATCACCCGCGTCTGATCAATCAACTTCATAAGGCCGGACGAGCTTTTGTCGTGGTCAATTTAAATATTGATTATCGAGCTGCTGCCGTACAAAACGATGATTTGCGGATTATGACCGGTATTGTCGATGTGGGGGAACGTAGTGCGATTTGTCATCATCGAATTGTGCGACAAGACGGCGTACTCGTTGCTCAAGCAGATTTGACCTTTGTACTGCTGGATATGAAGGCTAATAAAGCGGCTCCTATCGAGGGAGACGTGCGAGAGGTGCTTAATGGCCTTGTAGTCGATAAATCGACCTTTTTAGCGTAA
- a CDS encoding recombination-associated protein RdgC → MWFKHLHLYRLHGAPELDSATLEDALNEFAAKPLGSADARRLGWTAPAGRLGSGQRLHELQGHRLLSALRQERLLPASVVKEEVDEKVADIEASEGRKVTRKEKTALKEQVTEELMPRAFVRSQKIDLWWDTRHQLIGINASSRTRAEDVLDLLRETLGSLKVTPLTSQTLPIRAMTQWLGEAASRPADLQLGDQVELKAKGDDGVLRARQVDLDSDEIQQLLESGRQASKLAISLEGRLSFVLHDDLALKSLRFGDALIEEADHADDGDDALARLETDFILMAQALSEDIPRLIEWLGGEAQREAVTQPDA, encoded by the coding sequence ATGTGGTTTAAGCACCTACATTTATATCGCCTTCATGGCGCCCCTGAACTAGATAGCGCGACACTAGAGGATGCGTTAAACGAGTTTGCAGCCAAACCGCTAGGAAGCGCCGACGCGCGTCGTTTAGGGTGGACAGCCCCCGCAGGCAGATTAGGTAGTGGCCAGCGACTACACGAACTCCAGGGCCATCGGCTACTTTCTGCCCTACGCCAGGAGCGCCTACTGCCTGCTTCTGTAGTTAAAGAGGAAGTGGACGAAAAAGTCGCTGATATCGAAGCTAGCGAAGGACGAAAAGTCACCCGCAAAGAAAAAACAGCGCTAAAAGAGCAGGTCACAGAGGAACTAATGCCCCGGGCATTTGTTCGCAGTCAGAAAATCGATTTATGGTGGGACACGCGTCACCAGTTAATCGGTATCAATGCAAGCTCCCGCACACGCGCTGAAGATGTGCTGGACCTATTACGCGAAACACTGGGTAGCTTGAAAGTCACGCCACTCACATCGCAAACCCTGCCGATACGCGCGATGACTCAATGGTTGGGCGAAGCGGCTAGCCGCCCTGCTGATCTTCAATTAGGGGATCAAGTTGAGTTAAAAGCGAAAGGCGATGACGGCGTGCTACGTGCTCGCCAGGTTGACCTGGACAGTGACGAGATCCAGCAATTACTGGAAAGTGGACGGCAAGCCAGTAAGCTCGCGATTAGCTTGGAGGGCCGTTTAAGCTTTGTTCTGCATGATGACTTGGCGCTGAAATCACTGCGCTTTGGCGATGCATTAATTGAAGAAGCCGATCACGCAGACGATGGCGATGATGCGCTTGCCCGCTTAGAAACTGATTTTATTTTGATGGCGCAGGCACTGTCGGAGGATATTCCTCGCCTAATCGAGTGGCTAGGTGGGGAAGCTCAGCGCGAAGCTGTCACGCAGCCAGACGCTTAA
- a CDS encoding 1-acyl-sn-glycerol-3-phosphate acyltransferase — protein sequence MTHHNNALNADNANDPWADIRPYMDHEVANVLERLSHDSELLNALTRFRLPRMAKWAPPVARALAGYAIRREVKGVTSVYDFQMRIASYMERMTRTTTDAFEVSGLDKLDNDSAYLFIGNHRDISLDPAFVNYALYQAGRDTVRIAIGDNLLKKPYVTDLMRLNKSFIVPRSARGKRAMLAAYQQLSAYIRHSITVDQHSIWMAQREGRAKNGIDRTDPAIIKMLTMARRNAERDMVFGDAIAELKLVPVSISYEYDPCDRQKAQELHDIATEGSYAKSEFEDISSIVSGITGSKGRVQLRFGSPVGADMATPDEVAAEIDRQVIGGYRLFPSHYLALEALGESPELIARKTITRQDRERFNARLASIPEALQPYWLEQYANPVKHKAGRLSL from the coding sequence ATGACTCATCACAACAACGCACTTAACGCTGACAACGCCAACGACCCCTGGGCTGACATTCGTCCCTATATGGATCATGAAGTGGCCAATGTTCTTGAGCGTCTATCGCACGATAGCGAGCTTTTAAACGCATTGACCCGCTTCAGGCTACCGCGCATGGCCAAATGGGCGCCTCCCGTTGCCCGCGCTCTGGCGGGCTATGCGATACGTCGTGAAGTAAAGGGCGTTACCTCTGTCTACGACTTCCAAATGCGTATCGCAAGCTACATGGAGCGCATGACCCGCACCACCACGGATGCTTTCGAGGTCTCCGGGCTTGATAAGCTCGACAACGACAGCGCTTATCTGTTTATAGGCAATCATCGCGATATATCGCTAGATCCTGCATTTGTGAACTACGCGCTTTACCAAGCTGGCCGCGATACGGTTCGTATCGCGATCGGAGACAACTTACTTAAAAAGCCCTACGTCACTGATCTGATGCGGCTAAACAAAAGCTTTATCGTACCGCGCAGCGCCCGCGGCAAGCGTGCCATGCTGGCGGCCTATCAGCAGCTATCGGCCTATATTCGCCACTCAATCACCGTTGACCAACACTCTATTTGGATGGCGCAACGCGAGGGACGCGCGAAAAATGGCATTGATCGAACTGACCCCGCTATCATTAAAATGCTAACCATGGCCAGACGGAACGCAGAGCGAGATATGGTGTTTGGTGACGCCATCGCCGAGTTAAAATTAGTGCCGGTATCAATTAGTTATGAATACGATCCGTGTGATCGGCAAAAAGCTCAGGAACTTCATGATATTGCGACTGAAGGCAGCTACGCGAAAAGCGAATTCGAAGATATTAGCTCTATTGTGTCAGGCATCACTGGCTCTAAAGGGCGGGTTCAGCTGCGTTTTGGAAGCCCGGTAGGTGCTGATATGGCGACACCTGATGAAGTAGCAGCAGAAATTGACCGTCAAGTGATCGGCGGCTACCGCTTATTTCCTAGCCACTATTTAGCTCTAGAAGCGCTTGGCGAGTCACCAGAACTCATCGCCCGCAAAACGATCACCCGTCAAGACAGAGAACGCTTTAACGCACGGCTAGCCAGCATACCTGAAGCGTTGCAGCCTTATTGGTTGGAACAGTACGCCAATCCGGTCAAACATAAGGCAGGCCGTTTGAGTTTATAA
- the metG gene encoding methionine--tRNA ligase, producing the protein MSNTAPRNILVTSALPYANGAIHLGHLLEYIQTDIWVRFQKSRGQQCYYVCADDAHGTAIMLRAEQEGITPEALIERVSQDHQEDFARFGVEFDNYHSTHSDENRYFSELIYTRLRDKGHIATRDIEQMFDPQKGLFLADRFIKGTCPKCGADDQYGDNCEKCGATYTPADLINPVSAISGATPEVRSSTHYFFKLPDFAEFLQQWINDDHVQPQIRNKLMEWFESGFNEWDISRDAPYFGFEIPDAPGKYFYVWLDAPIGYLASFKHLCDRKGIDFDTFWKKDSDAEVYHFIGKDIVYFHALFWPAMLHGADLRTPTAVNCHGFLTVDGAKMSKSRGTFIKAATYAEHLNPEYLRYYFAAKLTSKVDDLDLNLDDFSARVNSDLVGKVVNIASRCAGFVKKLGGGKLAGHCAEPQMVARFIAAGDQIADDFEAREFSRAMRKIMELADEANTYIADKAPWALAKQGGQDTEVLEICSVGINLFRQLMVYLAPVVPVMAEQARDFLNIESLDWNSRGDVLVNHPINKFKPLMTRVERDKIDAMIEASKEDLVEEQKLKNTPKGPLSEEPIADEISFDDFAKVDLRIARIAKAQYVEGADKLLQLTLDLGGETRNVFSGIRTAYSPEALEGRLTIMVANLAPRKMRFGLSEGMVLASANKDGIYLLSPDAGAEPGQRVT; encoded by the coding sequence ATGTCAAATACTGCTCCGCGCAACATTTTGGTGACAAGCGCGCTTCCTTATGCCAACGGCGCCATTCACTTGGGACACCTTCTTGAGTACATCCAAACCGACATTTGGGTGCGTTTTCAAAAAAGTCGTGGCCAGCAGTGCTACTACGTATGTGCCGATGATGCCCATGGCACTGCCATTATGCTACGCGCCGAGCAGGAAGGTATTACGCCCGAGGCTTTAATTGAACGTGTTTCCCAAGATCATCAAGAAGATTTCGCCCGTTTTGGCGTTGAGTTTGATAACTATCACTCCACGCACTCTGACGAAAACCGTTACTTCAGCGAACTGATTTACACCCGCTTACGTGATAAAGGCCATATTGCCACCCGCGATATTGAGCAAATGTTTGATCCGCAAAAAGGCCTGTTCTTAGCTGACCGCTTTATTAAGGGAACGTGCCCTAAGTGCGGCGCCGATGATCAATATGGCGATAACTGTGAAAAGTGTGGCGCTACTTACACGCCTGCTGACTTAATCAATCCCGTTTCTGCTATTTCAGGGGCAACGCCTGAAGTACGCAGCTCAACTCATTACTTTTTCAAGCTGCCAGATTTTGCTGAGTTTCTTCAGCAGTGGATTAATGACGACCATGTCCAGCCGCAAATTCGCAACAAGCTAATGGAGTGGTTCGAGTCAGGCTTCAATGAGTGGGACATCTCTCGAGATGCACCCTACTTTGGCTTTGAAATTCCTGATGCGCCTGGCAAATACTTCTATGTCTGGCTAGATGCCCCTATTGGCTACCTAGCAAGCTTCAAACACCTGTGTGACCGGAAGGGCATCGACTTCGATACTTTTTGGAAAAAGGATTCGGACGCAGAGGTTTACCACTTCATTGGCAAAGATATCGTCTATTTCCATGCCCTATTTTGGCCTGCCATGTTGCATGGTGCAGACCTTCGAACGCCTACTGCGGTTAACTGTCACGGTTTCCTAACGGTTGACGGTGCCAAAATGTCTAAATCGCGTGGCACTTTTATCAAAGCAGCAACTTATGCTGAACATTTAAATCCAGAGTACTTACGCTACTATTTTGCCGCTAAATTAACGTCCAAAGTAGATGACTTGGATCTCAACCTCGACGATTTTTCTGCACGGGTTAACTCTGATCTGGTAGGAAAAGTTGTCAATATCGCCAGCCGTTGCGCCGGTTTTGTGAAAAAACTGGGCGGCGGTAAGCTAGCTGGTCATTGCGCCGAGCCACAAATGGTTGCGCGTTTTATTGCTGCTGGCGACCAAATTGCTGACGATTTTGAGGCACGTGAATTTAGCCGGGCCATGCGCAAAATCATGGAATTGGCCGATGAAGCCAATACCTATATTGCTGATAAGGCCCCCTGGGCACTGGCTAAACAAGGTGGTCAGGATACCGAGGTACTGGAAATCTGTTCAGTCGGTATCAACTTGTTCCGGCAACTGATGGTCTATCTTGCGCCCGTGGTGCCCGTTATGGCTGAGCAGGCGCGCGACTTTTTAAATATTGAGTCACTCGACTGGAACAGCCGTGGTGACGTGCTGGTCAATCACCCAATCAACAAATTTAAGCCACTGATGACTCGGGTTGAGCGAGATAAAATTGACGCTATGATTGAGGCATCCAAGGAGGATTTAGTGGAAGAACAGAAGCTAAAAAACACGCCCAAAGGCCCTCTGTCGGAAGAGCCAATTGCCGATGAAATCAGCTTTGACGATTTTGCTAAAGTTGATTTACGCATTGCCCGTATCGCCAAAGCGCAGTACGTTGAAGGTGCAGATAAACTGCTTCAGCTTACGCTGGACCTAGGCGGTGAAACACGTAATGTCTTTTCAGGCATTCGTACGGCTTATTCACCAGAAGCCCTAGAAGGCCGTTTGACTATCATGGTGGCTAATTTAGCCCCTCGCAAAATGCGTTTCGGCTTGTCGGAAGGTATGGTGTTAGCATCGGCCAATAAAGATGGGATTTACTTGCTCTCCCCCGACGCAGGCGCGGAACCAGGGCAGCGCGTTACTTAA